The genomic interval TATGAAGATAAAACGACTGAATTGCATCTCTTTCTGATGCATCTTATTCTGGACCAAATGGATCACACCTGCGTCCACGAGTAGCGGACACATAGGAATTAAATCAATCTTCTCAAACATATACTAAGCTTGCAGGTATCCGTTCTCTTCAAGATAGCATAGAACATGCCTGGCCATTGATTTTGGTGAAGGACATTCCCCATCTACCATCTTAATTACTATCTGTGGAAGGCAAGAAAAGAATGTATTCAGGTATGTTCAACAAGCAGCTAAATTTGCATTTTAGTTGGTGGTAATGACAttcaatataattattaatgcTGATCCATTTTTTGTCTAAAGGGAATGATcaattcagaattcagatttatttatgttggcAACATGTATCTCATaatcaaaaaaatagaagttCATAAGGATAAAGTCAGACAATTGTTTACTTGGTTTATCCAGCTTAACTCAAACTAGTCAGAgcagagaaataaaaaatgtgtaCGTCATAACAAACCTTAGCTCAaaacttaatattttttctcatgCTATCTATTAAAGCAAGCTAAAATATGTGCATTACTATATGATAACATAAGTTTTTGTTAAATATGGCCTGTTCTTCAGTGAATGAGGCCACTGGATTTAATAGTGACAGATAGATTCACATAAACAATAGGAAGGACTGGAAATGAATAAATGTCCGTGATCTATATTTCTATGGCAGGAGCACACAAAGATAGTCTAATTTATTTGCTAAATAGTTATAGCTAATAGCAGAATAATAGTGAGTACTCTACACTTCAGACTTTTAGTTTACTTTAATCTGTATGGAATGGTAATGTATGGCCTAGTACGAATACAAGGCATGATCTGCAAGCACACCTCGCTATTCACTGGCGATTCGTATGGATCATCAATTCCAGTGAAGCCTGTTCGtcggaaaggaaaaaaaatcaaaaataccAGTACACATTCAATCTGTAAACTCTTTTGAGTATACAGAAtgaattaaacataaaaatcaactGTTCCACGATGACTCAAAGACATTTTGTACCTTTTATCTTTCCAGAGCGTGCAAGCTTGTATAGACCTTTAGGGTCACGAGCTTCACAAATTTCTAGTGGCAAATCCATAAATACCTAAAACACTTGTTTTTGTTAGATGCTTAACAGtaacaaaatgataaaaaaaaaagataagcaTACTTCAATAAATCTAGACTCTGGAAGAAGAGCCCGGCACGCATCACGGTCTCTCCTATATGGAGATATCAAACTAGCAATGCATATGACACCAGCATCTGCAAATAGCTTTGCTACTTCTCctgcataaaaaattaaattgtaggAAACCATCTCTAACAAAGTgccttgttattttttagaacttaCCAACTCTTCGGATATTTTCTACACGGTCTTCTGCCTTGAAGCTTAGATCTCGATTTAGGCCATGCCTTAGGTTGTCACCAT from Oryza brachyantha chromosome 3, ObraRS2, whole genome shotgun sequence carries:
- the LOC102719850 gene encoding adenylyl-sulfate kinase 3, with the translated sequence MRSHAIQPPVLRACPPAPAAAASTGRRAPPRVRGLVAVAALGGGGPAGRGMEQQQHHSVSVDDGSRSPVREKPLVSTIAKSTNILWHNCPIGQSERQNLLGQKGCVIWITGLSGSGKSTLACALSRELHCSGHLAYVLDGDNLRHGLNRDLSFKAEDRVENIRRVGEVAKLFADAGVICIASLISPYRRDRDACRALLPESRFIEVFMDLPLEICEARDPKGLYKLARSGKIKGFTGIDDPYESPVNSEIVIKMVDGECPSPKSMARHVLCYLEENGYLQA